One Gavia stellata isolate bGavSte3 chromosome 34, bGavSte3.hap2, whole genome shotgun sequence DNA window includes the following coding sequences:
- the LOC132320283 gene encoding olfactory receptor 14C36-like, translating to MYFLLNLSLLDLGFISTTLPKSMANSLWNTRAISYGGCAAQIFFFLFFIVGEYCLLTVMSYDRYVAICKPLHYGTLLGSRACVRMAAAAWGSGFLYALLHTANTFSVPLCQGNALDQFFCEIPQILKLSCSDTYLREVWLIVVSAFLFLGCFVFIMLSYVQIFRAVLRIPSEQGRHKAFSTCLPHLVVVSLLTSTGIFAYVKPPSISSPSLDLVLAVLYSVVPPAVNPLIYSMRNQELKNAIRKVVAWMFFNTDKLPISVHK from the coding sequence atgtacttcctcctcaacctctccctccttgacctgggtttcatctccaccactctcccaaagtccatggccaattccctgtggaacaccagggccatctcctatgggggatgtgctgctcagatctttttctttctcttcttcattgTAGGGGAGTACTGCCTTCTTACAGTCATGTCCTACGACCGCTACgtggccatctgcaaacccctgcactacgggaccctcctgggcagcagagcttgtgtccgcatggcagcagctgcctggggcagtgggtttctctatgctctgctgcacacggCCAATACCTTTTCAgtaccactctgccaaggcaatgccctggaccagttcttctgtgaaatcccccagatcctcaagctctcctgctcagacacctacctcagggaagtttgGCTTATTGTGGttagtgcttttctgtttttggggtgttttgttttcatcatgctgtcctatgtgcagatcttcagggctgtgctgaggatcccctctgagcagggacggcacaaagccttttccacctgcctccctcacctggtcGTGGTCTCCCTCCTTACCAGCACCGGCATATTTGCCTATGTGAAGCcgccctccatctcctccccatctttGGACCTGGTGCTGGCAGTTCTctactcggtggtgcctccagcagtgaaccccctcatctacagcatgaggaaccaggagctcaagaaTGCCATTAGGAAAGTGGTTGCATGGATGTTTTTCAATACTGACAAACTTCCAATCTCTGTTCACAAATGA